From a single Sinorhizobium sp. RAC02 genomic region:
- a CDS encoding PAS domain-containing methyl-accepting chemotaxis protein, translating to MLSIAKSMDAGHIIDALSRSQAVIQFDLTGNILTANENFCRALGYDLKDIVGKHHRIFCEAGYAASEEYRQFWARLGRGEYDASSYKRLRKDGGEIWIQASYNPIFRRGKAYKVVKFATDITEAKMQAAEDASKLDAISRSQAVIEFTPTGEILNANENFCAGLGYDLSEIRGKHHRMFCDPAYVQTQAYSDFWKNLAAGQFISNEFVRYGKGGREIWIQAAYNPIRDLNGRVYKVVKFATDVTERMSAINALGGALKALSEGDLTQNLATPFVPSMEAVRRDFNEAVAGLHETMRTVETNANAIASGAQEIRSAADDLAKRTEQQAASVEETAAALDQITTTVADSSRRADEAGSLVTKTRVGAEKSGEVVKKAIGAMGQIEQSSREISNIIGVIDDIAFQTNLLALNAGVEAARAGEAGKGFAVVAQEVRELAQRSASAAKDIKALITTSGEQVKSGVALVDETGRALQEILTQVHDVHTNVAAIVVASREQSTGLREINQSVNSMDQATQQNAAMVEESTAASHAMAREADALHGLIRRFKLAGNAQPTHRASAPAHVTQLHAVARTLRAPRGSTASAAENWEEF from the coding sequence ATGCTTTCAATCGCGAAATCCATGGATGCGGGCCACATCATCGACGCGCTGTCGCGCTCGCAGGCCGTGATCCAGTTCGATCTTACCGGCAACATCCTCACTGCCAATGAAAACTTCTGCCGGGCACTCGGCTACGACCTGAAGGACATTGTCGGCAAACATCATCGCATCTTCTGCGAAGCGGGCTACGCGGCGAGCGAGGAATACCGGCAGTTCTGGGCGCGCCTCGGGCGCGGTGAATACGACGCCTCCAGCTACAAGCGCCTGCGCAAGGATGGCGGAGAAATCTGGATCCAGGCGTCGTACAATCCGATCTTTCGTCGCGGCAAGGCCTACAAGGTCGTCAAGTTCGCCACCGACATCACCGAAGCGAAGATGCAGGCGGCGGAGGATGCCAGCAAGCTCGATGCGATCTCCCGTTCGCAGGCCGTGATCGAGTTCACGCCGACCGGCGAAATCCTGAACGCCAACGAGAATTTCTGTGCCGGGCTCGGTTATGATCTCTCGGAAATTCGCGGCAAGCACCACCGTATGTTCTGCGATCCCGCCTATGTGCAGACACAGGCCTATTCGGACTTCTGGAAGAACCTCGCCGCCGGGCAATTCATCTCCAATGAATTCGTGCGCTACGGCAAGGGTGGACGGGAAATCTGGATCCAGGCCGCCTATAACCCGATCCGTGACCTGAATGGCCGGGTCTACAAGGTGGTCAAGTTCGCGACGGATGTCACCGAGCGCATGTCGGCGATCAATGCGCTTGGCGGCGCGCTGAAGGCGCTGTCGGAAGGCGACCTCACGCAAAACCTTGCCACGCCCTTCGTGCCCTCGATGGAAGCCGTGCGCCGGGACTTCAACGAAGCGGTCGCCGGCCTGCACGAGACCATGCGGACAGTCGAAACCAACGCCAATGCCATCGCGTCCGGCGCGCAGGAAATCCGCTCGGCGGCGGACGACCTTGCCAAGCGCACCGAACAGCAGGCCGCCTCCGTGGAAGAGACTGCAGCGGCGCTCGACCAGATCACCACGACGGTTGCCGATTCGAGCCGGCGGGCCGACGAGGCCGGTTCGCTGGTCACCAAGACCCGGGTGGGTGCGGAGAAATCCGGTGAGGTCGTCAAGAAGGCGATCGGCGCGATGGGGCAGATCGAACAGTCCTCGCGCGAAATCTCCAACATCATCGGCGTCATCGACGACATCGCCTTCCAAACCAACCTTCTGGCGCTGAATGCCGGCGTGGAAGCGGCCCGGGCGGGCGAGGCCGGCAAGGGCTTTGCCGTCGTGGCGCAGGAGGTGCGGGAGCTTGCACAGCGTTCCGCAAGTGCTGCGAAGGACATCAAGGCGCTCATCACCACCTCCGGCGAGCAAGTGAAGAGCGGTGTCGCCCTGGTCGACGAGACGGGGCGGGCCCTGCAGGAAATCCTGACGCAGGTCCATGACGTGCATACCAATGTGGCGGCGATCGTCGTGGCCTCGCGCGAGCAATCCACCGGGCTTCGCGAGATCAACCAGTCGGTCAACTCGATGGACCAGGCGACGCAACAGAATGCGGCGATGGTTGAGGAAAGCACGGCGGCAAGCCACGCCATGGCCCGCGAGGCGGATGCACTGCATGGGCTCATTCGCCGGTTCAAACTTGCCGGCAATGCGCAGCCGACGCATCGAGCCTCAGCGCCGGCACACGTAACACAGCTTCATGCCGTAGCGCGCACCCTGCGGGCGCCGCGTGGCTCCACGGCGTCGGCAGCGGAGAACTGGGAAGAGTTCTGA
- a CDS encoding formate dehydrogenase subunit delta yields MSEGNKLVRMANQIATFFHSQPASEGPNGVATHINKFWEPRMRRQLFDIVDNHGGEGLDSLVLQAVPLIRRPAPAEVPPALANSAPAAH; encoded by the coding sequence ATGTCGGAAGGCAACAAACTCGTCAGGATGGCGAACCAGATCGCCACCTTCTTCCACTCGCAACCCGCCAGCGAGGGGCCGAACGGTGTGGCCACCCACATCAACAAGTTCTGGGAACCCCGTATGCGCCGACAGCTTTTCGATATCGTCGATAACCACGGTGGCGAAGGCCTCGATAGTCTCGTCCTGCAGGCCGTGCCGCTGATCCGGCGTCCAGCGCCTGCGGAAGTGCCGCCCGCTTTGGCCAACAGCGCGCCCGCTGCACACTGA
- the fdhD gene encoding formate dehydrogenase accessory sulfurtransferase FdhD, with translation MPEFSTTTKVSEIARRNGRLVEGERFVPEETPVAFSYLGSTHAVMMATPADLEDFAVGFSLTEGIISDPGEIETIEVLAEDKGIDVQIRLADVQNDALTARRRHMAGPVGCGLCGIESIEQAVRVTPSVRASELTLSEDEVAEAVRLLNGQQPLHMVTRAVHGAGFYVPGTGLIAVREDVGRHNALDKLVGAARRAGHAGSTGAVVVTSRVSVEMVQKTAIIGSPFIIAISAPTALAIRTAEEAGMTLIALVRGEEFEIFTGAERIVSGAGRRMGNA, from the coding sequence GTGCCGGAATTTTCCACCACGACCAAGGTTTCCGAGATCGCCCGCCGCAACGGGCGACTTGTCGAGGGAGAGCGTTTTGTGCCGGAGGAAACCCCGGTCGCCTTCTCCTATCTCGGCTCGACCCATGCCGTGATGATGGCGACGCCCGCCGATCTCGAGGATTTCGCCGTCGGCTTCAGCCTGACGGAAGGCATCATCAGCGATCCCGGTGAGATCGAAACCATCGAAGTGCTGGCGGAAGACAAGGGCATCGACGTGCAGATCCGTCTTGCCGATGTGCAGAACGATGCATTGACGGCCCGCCGCCGCCACATGGCCGGCCCTGTCGGCTGCGGCCTGTGCGGCATCGAATCGATCGAACAGGCAGTTCGCGTGACGCCATCCGTGCGTGCGTCAGAACTTACGCTCAGTGAGGATGAAGTGGCCGAGGCCGTGCGCCTGCTGAATGGCCAGCAGCCGCTGCACATGGTGACGCGCGCCGTGCATGGCGCCGGCTTCTACGTGCCGGGCACTGGACTGATTGCGGTACGCGAGGATGTTGGGCGGCACAATGCGCTCGACAAGCTCGTCGGTGCCGCGCGACGCGCCGGCCATGCCGGCAGCACGGGTGCTGTCGTCGTGACGAGCCGTGTGTCCGTCGAGATGGTGCAGAAGACGGCGATCATCGGCAGCCCCTTCATCATCGCCATTTCCGCACCGACGGCGCTCGCCATCCGCACCGCGGAAGAGGCGGGCATGACGTTGATCGCGCTGGTGCGCGGCGAGGAATTCGAGATTTTCACCGGTGCGGAACGCATCGTGTCCGGCGCCGGGCGGCGCATGGGCAACGCTTAG
- the fdhF gene encoding formate dehydrogenase subunit alpha, whose protein sequence is MSLVPEIDYGTPASRAEKMVTLTIDGNEITVPEGTSIMRASMEAGIKVPKLCATDMVDAFGSCRLCLVEIEGRNGTPASCTTPVAPGLVVHTQTGRLKDIRKGVMELYISDHPLDCLTCAANGDCELQDMAGAVGLRDVRYGYEGDNHVKARNSGEINAKWMPKDESNPYFTYDPSKCIVCSRCVRACEEVQGTFALTIEGRGFGSRVSPGMHEHFVESECVSCGACVQACPTATLTEKSVIEIGQPEHSVVTTCAYCGVGCSFKAEMRGEELVRMVPWKDGQANRGHSCVKGRFAYGYSTHKDRILNPMIREKISDPWREVTWDEAYAHVAAEFRRIQYQYGRDSIGGITSSRCTNEETYLVQKLIRAGFGNNNVDTCARVCHSPTGYGLGQTFGTSAGTQNFDSVEHTDVVIVIGANPTDGHPVFASRLKKRLRQGAKLIVIDPRRTELVSSPHIKASYHLPLKPGTNVAIVTALAHVIVTEGLYDERFIRERCDWSEFEDWAAFVAEPRHSPEAIEQFTGVEPEALRGAARLFATGGNGSIYYGLGVTEHSQGSTTVIAIANLAMATGNIGREGVGVNPLRGQNNVQGSCDMGSFPHELPGYRHISDDATREIFEKLWGVKLNNEPGLRIPNMLDAAVEGTFKGLYIQGEDILQSDPDTKHVSAGLAAMECVVVQDLFLNETANYAHVFLPGSTFLEKDGTFTNAERRINRVRRVMTPKNGYADWEVTQNLAQAMGLNWNYTHPSEIMDEIAATTPSFALVSYDYLEKMGSVQWPCNEKNPQGSPIMHINGFVRGKGKFIRTEYVATDEKTGPRFPLLLTTGRVLSQYNVGAQTRRTENVVWHEEDRLEIHPHDAENRGIRDGDWVRLASRAGETTLRALVTDRVATGVVYTTFHHPTTQANVITTDFSDWATNCPEYKVTAVQISPSNGPSDWQIEYDELARRSRRIAGKLEAAE, encoded by the coding sequence ATGTCCCTCGTCCCCGAAATCGACTACGGCACGCCCGCCTCTCGCGCGGAAAAGATGGTGACGCTCACCATCGACGGGAACGAGATCACCGTTCCGGAAGGCACCTCCATCATGCGCGCCTCGATGGAGGCTGGCATCAAGGTGCCGAAACTCTGCGCCACCGACATGGTGGATGCGTTCGGCTCCTGCCGTCTCTGTCTCGTCGAGATCGAAGGCCGCAACGGCACGCCTGCCTCCTGCACGACACCCGTGGCGCCCGGCCTCGTCGTCCACACCCAGACGGGCCGCTTGAAAGATATCCGCAAGGGCGTGATGGAGCTCTATATCTCCGACCACCCGCTGGACTGTCTCACCTGTGCTGCGAACGGCGACTGCGAATTGCAGGACATGGCCGGCGCAGTCGGCCTGCGCGACGTGCGCTATGGCTATGAGGGCGACAACCACGTCAAGGCCCGCAATAGCGGCGAGATCAACGCCAAGTGGATGCCGAAGGACGAATCGAACCCCTATTTCACCTACGATCCGTCGAAATGCATCGTCTGTTCGCGCTGCGTGCGCGCCTGCGAAGAGGTGCAGGGCACCTTCGCGCTGACCATCGAGGGCCGCGGCTTCGGCAGCCGCGTGTCGCCAGGCATGCATGAACATTTCGTCGAATCGGAATGTGTGTCCTGCGGCGCCTGCGTGCAGGCCTGCCCAACGGCGACGCTCACCGAAAAATCCGTCATCGAGATCGGCCAGCCCGAACATTCCGTCGTCACCACCTGCGCCTATTGCGGCGTCGGCTGCTCCTTCAAGGCCGAGATGCGCGGCGAAGAACTGGTCCGCATGGTGCCGTGGAAAGATGGCCAGGCCAATCGCGGCCATTCCTGCGTCAAGGGCCGCTTCGCCTATGGCTATTCGACCCACAAGGATCGCATCCTCAATCCGATGATCCGCGAAAAGATCTCGGATCCGTGGCGCGAAGTGACCTGGGACGAAGCCTATGCCCATGTCGCCGCCGAATTCCGCCGCATCCAGTACCAGTATGGCCGCGATTCGATCGGTGGCATCACCTCGTCGCGCTGTACGAACGAAGAGACCTATCTCGTCCAGAAGCTGATCCGCGCCGGCTTCGGCAACAACAACGTCGATACCTGCGCCCGCGTCTGTCATTCGCCGACCGGTTATGGTCTCGGCCAGACCTTCGGCACCTCCGCCGGCACGCAGAATTTCGATTCGGTCGAGCACACGGATGTCGTCATCGTCATCGGCGCCAACCCGACGGACGGCCACCCGGTCTTCGCCTCGCGCCTCAAGAAGCGCTTGCGCCAGGGTGCCAAGCTCATCGTCATCGATCCGCGCCGCACCGAGCTCGTCTCCTCGCCGCACATCAAGGCCTCCTATCACCTGCCATTGAAGCCCGGTACGAACGTTGCCATCGTCACTGCCCTTGCCCATGTCATCGTGACGGAAGGCCTTTATGACGAGCGCTTCATTCGCGAGCGTTGCGACTGGTCGGAATTCGAAGACTGGGCCGCCTTCGTCGCCGAACCACGGCACAGCCCCGAGGCGATCGAGCAGTTCACCGGCGTGGAGCCGGAAGCGCTGCGCGGTGCTGCACGTCTTTTCGCCACCGGCGGCAACGGCTCGATCTATTACGGCCTCGGCGTCACCGAGCACAGCCAGGGTTCGACGACGGTCATCGCCATCGCCAACCTCGCCATGGCGACCGGCAATATCGGCCGCGAGGGCGTGGGCGTGAACCCGTTGCGCGGTCAGAACAACGTGCAGGGCTCGTGCGACATGGGCTCCTTCCCGCACGAACTGCCGGGTTACCGCCATATCTCCGATGACGCGACCCGCGAGATCTTCGAAAAACTCTGGGGCGTCAAGCTCAACAACGAACCGGGCCTGCGTATTCCCAACATGCTGGACGCCGCCGTCGAGGGCACGTTCAAGGGCCTCTATATCCAGGGCGAGGACATCCTCCAGTCCGATCCGGACACCAAGCACGTCTCCGCCGGCCTCGCCGCCATGGAATGCGTCGTCGTGCAGGACCTCTTCCTCAACGAGACGGCGAACTACGCCCATGTCTTCCTGCCGGGCTCGACCTTCCTGGAGAAGGACGGCACCTTCACCAATGCCGAGCGCCGCATCAACCGCGTTCGCCGTGTGATGACGCCGAAGAACGGCTATGCCGACTGGGAGGTCACGCAGAACCTCGCCCAGGCAATGGGCCTCAACTGGAATTATACCCATCCGTCCGAGATCATGGACGAGATCGCCGCGACGACGCCGAGCTTTGCTCTCGTCTCCTACGACTATCTGGAGAAGATGGGCTCCGTGCAGTGGCCGTGCAACGAGAAGAACCCGCAAGGGTCGCCGATCATGCACATCAACGGCTTTGTGCGCGGCAAAGGTAAATTCATACGAACGGAATATGTCGCAACCGACGAGAAGACCGGCCCGCGCTTCCCGCTGCTGCTCACCACCGGCCGCGTGCTTAGCCAGTACAATGTCGGCGCGCAGACACGCCGTACGGAAAACGTCGTCTGGCACGAGGAAGACAGGCTGGAGATCCATCCGCATGACGCCGAAAACCGCGGCATCCGCGATGGCGACTGGGTGCGGCTTGCCAGCCGCGCCGGCGAGACGACGCTGCGCGCATTGGTCACCGACCGCGTCGCGACCGGCGTCGTCTACACGACCTTCCATCATCCGACGACGCAGGCAAACGTCATCACCACCGATTTCTCCGACTGGGCGACGAACTGTCCGGAGTATAAGGTGACGGCCGTGCAGATCTCGCCGTCGAACGGCCCGTCCGACTGGCAGATCGAATATGACGAGCTGGCACGCCGATCGCGCCGGATCGCCGGCAAGCTGGAGGCGGCAGAATAG
- a CDS encoding DUF4287 domain-containing protein: MSETEKVKGPASYFPAIEKKYGQPIEHWKAIVRAQDGKAHMQIVALLKETHGLGHGHANALVAATLAEKTS; the protein is encoded by the coding sequence ATGAGCGAGACAGAAAAGGTCAAAGGCCCGGCCTCCTACTTCCCGGCCATCGAGAAGAAGTACGGCCAGCCGATCGAACACTGGAAAGCGATCGTTCGCGCGCAGGACGGCAAGGCTCATATGCAGATCGTGGCGCTCCTCAAGGAAACGCACGGTCTTGGCCATGGCCATGCGAATGCACTGGTTGCGGCAACCCTCGCCGAGAAGACGTCGTAG
- a CDS encoding NADH-quinone oxidoreductase subunit NuoF: protein MTVRIYIPRDAAALALGADRVAKALAREADARKLDIKIVRNGSRGMHWLEPLVEVEAAEGRIAYGPVKPSDVASLLDTGLLEGKAHALCLGGTEDIPFLKNQTRLTFARCGVIDPVSLDDYKAHGGLKGLEKAITMAPVEVVKEVTDSGLRGRGGAGFPTGIKWKTVLDAPGDRKYIVCNADEGDSGTFADRMIMEGDPFVLIEGMAIAGLATGATKGYVYTRSEYPHAIAVMNEAVTVARAAGVLGPSVLGSGRAFDMEIRVGAGAYVCGEETALLNSLEGKRGIVRAKPPLPALQGFMGRPTVVNNVISLASVPVVMDKGAAYYRDFGMGRSRGTIPLQIAGNVKHGGLYETAFGLTLGEIVDTIGGGTASGRPVRAVQVGGPLGAYFPRALFDTPFDYEAFAAKDGLIGHAGITVFDETVDMLKQARFAMEFCAVESCGKCTPCRIGSTRGVETADKIAQGIEPEKNRALLADLCNTMKFGSLCALGGFTPYPVMSAMTHFPEDFSPAPLVEAAE, encoded by the coding sequence ATGACCGTTCGCATCTACATTCCCCGCGATGCCGCCGCCCTTGCGCTCGGCGCCGACCGCGTCGCCAAGGCGTTGGCCCGTGAGGCGGATGCCCGCAAGCTCGACATCAAAATCGTGCGCAACGGTTCACGCGGCATGCATTGGCTGGAGCCGCTGGTCGAGGTCGAGGCCGCCGAAGGCCGCATCGCCTATGGGCCGGTAAAGCCATCCGATGTTGCCTCCCTGCTCGATACCGGCCTCCTTGAAGGCAAAGCCCATGCGCTCTGTCTTGGCGGAACGGAAGACATTCCGTTCCTGAAAAACCAGACCCGCCTCACCTTCGCCCGCTGCGGCGTCATCGATCCCGTCTCGCTGGACGACTACAAGGCCCATGGCGGCCTGAAGGGCCTGGAAAAAGCCATCACCATGGCCCCGGTCGAGGTCGTCAAGGAAGTCACCGACAGCGGCCTGCGCGGTCGCGGCGGTGCCGGCTTCCCGACGGGCATCAAGTGGAAGACCGTGCTCGATGCACCCGGCGACAGAAAATACATCGTCTGCAATGCCGACGAGGGCGACAGCGGCACCTTTGCCGACCGCATGATCATGGAGGGTGATCCCTTTGTGCTGATCGAGGGCATGGCGATCGCCGGCCTCGCGACCGGTGCCACCAAGGGCTACGTCTACACCCGCTCGGAATATCCGCACGCCATCGCCGTCATGAACGAAGCCGTCACCGTCGCGCGCGCCGCCGGCGTGCTCGGCCCGTCGGTGCTTGGCTCGGGAAGAGCCTTCGACATGGAAATCCGCGTTGGCGCGGGCGCCTATGTCTGCGGCGAGGAAACCGCTCTGCTCAACAGCCTCGAAGGCAAGCGCGGCATCGTGCGTGCCAAGCCGCCGCTGCCCGCGCTCCAGGGTTTTATGGGCCGTCCGACGGTCGTCAACAACGTCATCTCGCTCGCCTCCGTGCCCGTCGTCATGGACAAGGGTGCCGCCTATTACCGTGACTTCGGCATGGGCCGCTCGCGTGGCACGATCCCGCTCCAGATCGCCGGCAACGTCAAACATGGCGGCCTCTACGAAACCGCCTTCGGCCTGACGCTCGGCGAGATCGTCGATACGATCGGCGGCGGCACGGCCTCCGGCCGCCCGGTTCGCGCCGTGCAGGTGGGTGGCCCGCTCGGCGCCTATTTCCCGCGCGCGCTGTTCGACACGCCCTTCGATTACGAGGCCTTCGCGGCCAAGGACGGCCTGATCGGCCATGCCGGCATCACCGTGTTCGACGAAACGGTCGATATGCTGAAGCAGGCGCGCTTCGCCATGGAATTCTGCGCCGTGGAAAGCTGCGGCAAGTGCACGCCCTGTCGCATCGGCTCGACGCGCGGCGTCGAGACCGCCGACAAGATTGCCCAGGGCATCGAGCCGGAGAAGAACCGCGCGCTGCTCGCCGATCTCTGCAACACGATGAAGTTCGGCTCGCTCTGTGCGCTGGGCGGTTTCACGCCCTATCCGGTGATGAGCGCCATGACCCATTTCCCGGAAGACTTTTCGCCGGCCCCCCTGGTGGAGGCTGCGGAATGA
- a CDS encoding formate dehydrogenase subunit gamma — protein sequence MNVHVTGDIGARTLAIVSDLKGLEGPLLPILHEIQAEFGYVPQECLPVIATELNLSRAEVHGVVTFYHDYRDHPAGRHVLKLCRAEACQSMGGDEIAERVKSLLGIDFHQTTLDGAVTLEPIYCLGLCSCAPAAMLDGEVHGRVDADLARELVAEARR from the coding sequence ATGAATGTGCACGTGACCGGCGATATCGGAGCGAGAACGCTGGCAATTGTCAGCGACCTAAAGGGGCTCGAAGGGCCGCTTCTTCCCATCCTGCATGAAATCCAGGCCGAGTTCGGCTATGTCCCGCAGGAATGTCTGCCGGTCATCGCGACCGAACTGAACCTGTCGCGCGCCGAAGTGCATGGCGTCGTTACCTTTTATCACGATTACCGCGACCACCCGGCCGGACGCCATGTCCTGAAGCTCTGTCGCGCCGAGGCCTGTCAGTCGATGGGCGGGGACGAAATTGCCGAGCGCGTCAAATCGCTGCTCGGCATCGATTTCCACCAGACCACGCTGGATGGCGCCGTGACGCTCGAACCGATCTACTGTCTCGGACTCTGTTCGTGCGCACCCGCCGCGATGCTCGACGGCGAGGTGCATGGGCGGGTCGATGCGGACCTTGCCAGGGAACTTGTTGCGGAGGCACGCCGATGA
- a CDS encoding LysR family transcriptional regulator — translation MIDKLEYFIALARERHFARAAEELGISQPTLSAAIRQLEEQLGVMLVVRGSRFQGLTPEGQRVLEWARRIVGDTRTMREEMRAARKGLSGHIRLAAIPTTLAMVPHITAPFQEKHPDVTFSILSTTSIKILGLLENLEIDAGLTYLENEPLGRVTSVPLLHEHYCLVTAKGNAFADRETVTWQEAGNIRLCLLTADMQNRRIINRHFAEAGVTVEPSLEANSMIVLFSHVRTGRWSSIMPRNVAKSFGFPDEISIVSLVDPEPHHTVGLVATHREPFTPLVSALLHEARVLAEKGID, via the coding sequence ATGATAGACAAGCTTGAATATTTCATCGCGCTCGCCCGCGAACGGCATTTCGCCCGGGCCGCGGAGGAGCTCGGCATTTCGCAGCCGACACTTTCGGCGGCAATCCGCCAGCTGGAGGAGCAGCTCGGCGTAATGCTTGTTGTCCGCGGTTCCCGCTTCCAGGGCCTGACACCGGAGGGCCAGCGTGTGCTCGAATGGGCGCGCCGCATCGTCGGCGACACCCGCACCATGCGCGAGGAAATGCGCGCCGCGCGAAAGGGCCTTTCCGGGCATATCCGCCTTGCCGCCATCCCGACGACGCTCGCCATGGTGCCGCACATCACCGCGCCGTTTCAGGAAAAGCACCCCGACGTCACCTTCTCCATCCTCTCGACGACCTCGATCAAGATTCTCGGCCTGCTGGAAAACCTCGAGATCGATGCCGGCCTCACCTATCTGGAAAACGAGCCGCTCGGCCGCGTCACCAGCGTGCCGCTCCTGCACGAGCACTATTGCCTCGTCACCGCCAAGGGTAACGCCTTCGCTGATCGCGAAACCGTGACCTGGCAGGAGGCCGGCAATATTAGGCTTTGCCTATTGACTGCCGACATGCAGAACCGTCGCATCATCAACCGCCACTTCGCCGAAGCAGGCGTTACAGTCGAGCCGTCGCTCGAAGCGAACTCGATGATCGTGCTGTTCTCGCATGTGCGCACCGGACGCTGGTCCAGCATCATGCCGAGAAATGTCGCAAAATCATTTGGATTTCCTGACGAAATAAGTATAGTTTCTCTTGTCGACCCTGAACCGCACCACACTGTCGGTCTCGTCGCCACCCACCGTGAGCCTTTCACGCCGCTCGTTTCCGCCTTGCTGCACGAAGCCCGTGTGCTGGCGGAAAAAGGGATCGATTGA
- a CDS encoding MDR family oxidoreductase: MTFQALLVEKGADGAVSAAIQELDDSRLPDGDVTVAVEYSTLNYKDGLCINGKGGLVRAFPHVPGVDFAGTVEASDDPRYRPGDRVVLTGWRVGEVWWGGYATRARVKADWLVPLPDTLSTRHAMAIGTAGLTSMLSVVALEKAGLSPLKGDVLVTGAAGGVGSVGVALLARLGYSVAAVTGRPETADYLRSLGAETIVGRDELSEASSKPLESERWAGAIDAVGGEMLGRVLKQMKYDGAVASVGLAAGAAVPSFTVIPFLLRGVSLLGIDSVMRPYDQRVDAWNRIASDLPMDKLESMVVEHRLSDLPELANSILDGKVKGRVVVDVRA; this comes from the coding sequence ATGACGTTTCAAGCATTGCTGGTCGAGAAGGGAGCGGATGGCGCAGTCTCCGCAGCCATCCAGGAACTCGACGATTCGCGGCTTCCCGATGGCGATGTCACCGTCGCGGTGGAATATTCGACGCTCAACTACAAGGACGGGCTCTGCATCAACGGCAAGGGCGGGCTGGTGCGCGCCTTTCCGCATGTGCCGGGCGTCGATTTCGCCGGCACCGTCGAAGCCTCGGACGATCCGCGCTACCGCCCCGGTGACCGGGTGGTGCTGACCGGCTGGCGCGTCGGCGAGGTCTGGTGGGGCGGCTATGCGACGCGTGCCCGGGTCAAGGCCGACTGGCTGGTGCCGCTGCCGGACACGCTTTCGACGCGCCATGCGATGGCGATCGGCACGGCGGGGCTCACCTCGATGCTCTCCGTCGTCGCGCTGGAAAAGGCCGGGCTTTCGCCGCTGAAAGGCGATGTGCTGGTGACGGGGGCCGCCGGCGGTGTCGGCTCAGTTGGCGTCGCACTGTTGGCACGGCTTGGTTATTCGGTCGCCGCCGTCACAGGCCGTCCGGAAACGGCGGACTATCTCAGGAGCCTCGGCGCGGAGACGATCGTCGGCCGTGACGAATTGTCGGAGGCAAGCAGCAAGCCGCTCGAATCCGAGCGCTGGGCCGGTGCGATCGACGCGGTTGGCGGCGAGATGCTGGGGCGTGTGCTGAAGCAGATGAAGTATGACGGCGCCGTTGCCTCTGTCGGCCTTGCGGCGGGTGCTGCCGTGCCGTCTTTTACGGTCATTCCGTTCCTGCTGCGCGGGGTCAGCCTTCTCGGCATCGATTCCGTGATGCGGCCCTACGACCAGCGCGTCGACGCCTGGAACCGCATCGCCTCCGACCTGCCGATGGACAAGCTGGAATCCATGGTGGTCGAGCATCGGCTCTCGGATCTGCCGGAACTGGCCAACTCCATTCTCGACGGCAAGGTCAAGGGGCGCGTCGTCGTCGATGTACGCGCTTAG